Proteins encoded within one genomic window of Gammaproteobacteria bacterium:
- the otsB gene encoding trehalose-phosphatase — MEKLQPSLRLGLFMARLGQCRQGMLLLDYDGTLAPFTPDPQAVRPYPGVSEALDSLMAAEGTRVVIVTGRALRGAPPWLGTRRQPEAWGSHGRERLLADGRYFVSGIDEFAARALALADEWAADVEAAGGRCEVKPGCIAFHWRGAGPSQVVRIRGLLAHRFHEEALEDVLEWCNFDGGIELRAPGTSKAAVVEALLAEAPEGLPVAYLGDDITDEDAFIALRRRGLAILVRPHFRPTSADIWLRPPGELLTFLHAWRRASA; from the coding sequence GTGGAAAAGCTCCAGCCCAGCCTGCGACTCGGCCTGTTCATGGCCAGGCTGGGCCAGTGCCGACAGGGCATGCTCCTGCTCGATTACGACGGCACCCTGGCACCGTTCACCCCGGATCCGCAGGCGGTGCGGCCCTATCCGGGCGTGAGCGAAGCGCTCGACTCCTTGATGGCGGCCGAGGGCACGCGCGTGGTGATCGTGACCGGCCGTGCGCTGCGCGGTGCGCCGCCCTGGCTGGGTACGCGGCGCCAGCCGGAAGCCTGGGGCTCCCACGGGCGTGAGCGGCTGCTTGCCGATGGCCGGTACTTCGTCTCCGGCATCGACGAGTTTGCCGCGCGGGCCCTGGCGCTGGCCGATGAGTGGGCGGCCGACGTGGAGGCGGCGGGCGGGCGCTGCGAGGTCAAGCCTGGCTGCATCGCTTTCCACTGGCGCGGCGCCGGGCCGAGCCAGGTGGTGCGCATCCGTGGCCTCCTGGCACACCGCTTCCACGAGGAAGCGCTGGAGGATGTGCTGGAGTGGTGCAACTTCGACGGCGGCATCGAGTTGCGCGCCCCCGGGACCAGCAAGGCAGCGGTGGTGGAGGCGCTGCTGGCGGAGGCGCCCGAGGGGCTGCCGGTGGCCTATCTTGGCGATGACATCACCGACGAGGATGCGTTCATCGCCCTGCGCCGGCGTGGCCTCGCGATCCTGGTGCGTCCGCACTTCCGCCCGACTTCCGCCGACATCTGGCTCAGGCCGCCCGGCGAACTGCTGACCTTCCTGCACGCCTGGCGGCGGGCCAGCGCATGA
- a CDS encoding glycosyltransferase, whose protein sequence is MSPRLADHAVLAGADVARQLELLAAPLRGLKVVHVNSTRRGGGVAEILEQLVPLMGELGLEASWEVMEGTPLFYRCTKQFHNALQGQAVTLGEEVAAYEQVNADNAARLRRELEAADVVFVHDPQPAALLGHMRRRRGKWIWRCHIDVSRPFRPVWRYLRPLVAGFDASIFSLADFAQQLPHPMFLIPPSIDPLAEKNIDLPPEEVAACCERYGIDRGRPLALQVSRFDRFKDPLGVIRAFTMARAFVPGLQLVLAGGGAADDPEGELVLSAVQAAARKLEDVHVLLLPDEAHRTVNALQRAADVVLQKSIREGFGLTVTESLWKGRPVIGGDTGGIRLQVVDHQTGFLVSSPEGAALRLRYLLHYGDERQRMGETGHRHVQQNFLITRQLREYLTVIHALVRGAPDHIELA, encoded by the coding sequence GTGAGCCCGCGCCTCGCCGATCACGCTGTGCTCGCCGGTGCCGATGTCGCCCGGCAGCTCGAGCTGCTGGCTGCGCCATTGCGCGGCCTGAAGGTGGTCCATGTCAATTCCACGCGCCGCGGCGGCGGCGTCGCCGAGATCCTCGAGCAGCTGGTGCCGCTGATGGGCGAGCTCGGCCTCGAGGCCAGCTGGGAGGTCATGGAGGGTACGCCGCTCTTCTACCGCTGCACCAAGCAGTTCCACAACGCGCTCCAGGGTCAGGCGGTCACGCTGGGCGAGGAGGTAGCCGCCTACGAGCAGGTGAATGCCGACAACGCCGCGCGCCTGCGCCGCGAGCTGGAGGCCGCCGATGTCGTCTTTGTGCACGACCCGCAGCCGGCTGCGCTGCTCGGCCACATGCGGCGCCGGCGGGGCAAGTGGATCTGGCGCTGCCATATCGATGTCAGCCGCCCGTTCCGGCCGGTATGGCGCTACCTGCGGCCGCTGGTGGCGGGCTTCGACGCCAGCATCTTCTCGCTGGCCGATTTCGCCCAGCAGCTGCCGCACCCGATGTTCCTGATACCACCGAGCATCGACCCGCTGGCGGAGAAAAACATCGACTTGCCGCCGGAAGAGGTTGCCGCCTGCTGCGAGCGTTACGGCATCGACCGCGGGCGGCCACTGGCGCTGCAGGTGTCGCGCTTCGACCGTTTCAAGGACCCGCTGGGCGTCATCCGCGCCTTCACCATGGCGCGCGCCTTCGTGCCGGGCTTGCAGCTGGTTCTCGCGGGTGGCGGAGCGGCCGATGATCCCGAGGGCGAGCTGGTGCTGTCGGCGGTGCAGGCCGCGGCACGCAAGCTCGAGGACGTGCACGTGCTGCTGCTGCCCGACGAGGCGCACCGCACCGTGAACGCGCTGCAGCGGGCCGCCGACGTGGTGCTGCAGAAGTCGATCCGCGAGGGCTTCGGCCTCACCGTGACCGAATCGCTGTGGAAAGGCCGGCCGGTGATCGGCGGTGATACCGGCGGGATCCGCCTGCAGGTGGTGGACCACCAGACCGGCTTCCTGGTGAGCAGCCCCGAGGGCGCAGCGCTGCGCCTGCGCTACCTGCTGCACTACGGGGACGAGCGCCAGCGCATGGGTGAGACGGGCCATCGCCACGTGCAGCAGAATTTCCTCATCACGCGCCAGCTGCGGGAGTACCTGACGGTGATCCATGCGCTGGTGCGTGGTGCCCCGGACCACATCGAGCTTGCCTGA
- a CDS encoding LysR family transcriptional regulator has translation MPAGLNYRHLHHFWIVAQEGSLAGASRRLGVQHSTLSSQLRSLEAALGGRLLLRRPRGVRLTPRGEVVRGYCDQIFRLGGELLEAAQAQAPAPGRLCLGMLPSVSRSLLHETLRPPLSAEAATRLEVAVGDAGTLCGELIAGRLHAVITDRLPLRAAHGDIHAHLIGQSRIGLYGTRRLAERYRPGYPDSLDGAPLLLPAAGSLREALASWFAEEGIRPRIAAEIDDVPLLKGLAARGQGLAPIGRWLGEDARRRFGLMQVGLVPGVFARLYVLTLGRRVRHPAVQQLIDRGRDRLGGR, from the coding sequence ATGCCAGCCGGACTGAACTACCGCCACCTGCATCACTTCTGGATCGTCGCACAGGAAGGCAGCCTCGCCGGGGCCAGCCGTCGCCTCGGCGTGCAGCATTCGACGCTGAGCTCGCAGCTGCGCTCGCTGGAAGCCGCGCTGGGAGGCCGGCTGCTGCTGCGACGCCCGCGCGGCGTGCGTCTCACACCGCGCGGCGAGGTGGTGCGCGGCTACTGCGACCAGATCTTCCGGCTCGGCGGCGAGTTGCTCGAGGCCGCGCAGGCGCAGGCCCCGGCACCGGGCCGCCTCTGCCTGGGCATGCTGCCTTCGGTATCGCGTTCCCTGCTCCACGAAACGCTGCGGCCCCCGCTGTCCGCGGAGGCTGCCACGCGCCTGGAAGTCGCCGTGGGCGATGCCGGCACGTTGTGCGGCGAACTGATAGCCGGGCGGCTGCACGCGGTCATCACGGATCGCCTGCCGCTGCGCGCGGCCCACGGTGACATCCACGCGCACCTCATCGGCCAGTCCCGCATCGGGCTGTACGGCACGAGACGGCTCGCCGAGCGCTACCGGCCCGGTTATCCGGATTCACTGGACGGCGCCCCGCTGCTGCTACCGGCGGCGGGCAGCCTGCGCGAAGCACTGGCGTCCTGGTTCGCAGAGGAAGGTATCCGGCCACGGATCGCCGCGGAGATCGACGACGTGCCGCTGCTCAAGGGGCTGGCCGCCCGCGGCCAGGGTCTCGCGCCGATCGGCCGCTGGCTGGGCGAGGATGCGCGCCGGCGCTTCGGGCTGATGCAGGTGGGCCTGGTCCCCGGCGTCTTCGCCCGGCTGTATGTGCTGACGCTGGGACGCCGGGTGCGGCATCCGGCGGTGCAGCAGCTGATCGATCGCGGACGCGACCGGCTGGGCGGCCGCTAG
- a CDS encoding zinc-finger domain-containing protein, producing MRKSQARSEKLIQPNAENLYQVTRADLPLSCPMPGMYLWNSHPRVYLAIEASGSAKCPYCSADYRLVR from the coding sequence GTGCGCAAGTCACAGGCACGCAGCGAGAAGCTGATCCAGCCCAATGCCGAGAACCTCTACCAGGTCACCCGCGCCGACCTGCCGCTGTCCTGTCCCATGCCGGGCATGTACCTGTGGAACTCGCACCCGCGCGTCTACCTGGCCATCGAGGCCAGCGGCAGCGCCAAGTGCCCCTACTGCAGTGCCGACTACCGGCTGGTGCGCTGA
- a CDS encoding LTA synthase family protein, with amino-acid sequence MASWLGACAAMLRPLLLFALAAGAVFSGSRLLLAWHFAGHLGATAGLGEVLVRAWRFDLVVICAVCLVVVLVQWIAPGRVLQGRVWRCAMAAWLTGWFMLIVWNEAATPDFMTEFGVRPNLLYVAYLGSPREVFMTIWEAHRGALLAGIGLTALAGGLAWRTLRRQPWPAVPPWRLRLVMLAPLVLALAVGARGSTGHRPLNISFAASSSDVLVNDLALNSTYSALHALWEETREAQALRGYGRLPQAEVLARLRRSMQLPDSAFTDPQRPTLHELVPTAHPGGKPNLVILLQESLGAHYFQSLGGLPVAQALETWRDRSFWFDNLYASGTRSARGIEAVATGFLPTRTPSVLRLDSAQRDFFTLAQALKAQGYSTEFVYGGDSSFDNMRGFFLGNGFDRVVDWAELLPEAKFSTTWGVSDDDLYAWVARKLARDDASGQPHFTLVFSTSNHPPYDFPEGRIDLYEQPRQTANNAARYADHAVGRFLESASTAPYWAHTLFMVVADHESRTIGEGLVPVLSFHIPAFIAGGPVTPRVVTRLASQVDLLPTALSLMGLRVAIPAPGIDQSRSDLAGPGRAIMQFHDTAAYREGDDVEILEADGSAHHFVLRGRVLQPAPADAELQREALAMTQWPVLALRNGWYRP; translated from the coding sequence ATGGCGTCATGGCTGGGCGCGTGCGCGGCGATGCTGCGTCCGCTGCTGCTGTTCGCGCTGGCTGCGGGAGCCGTGTTCAGCGGCAGCCGCCTGCTGCTCGCCTGGCACTTCGCGGGGCACCTCGGCGCCACCGCCGGCCTCGGCGAGGTGCTGGTACGCGCCTGGCGCTTCGATCTCGTGGTGATCTGTGCCGTCTGCCTCGTGGTGGTGCTGGTGCAGTGGATCGCACCGGGCCGCGTGCTGCAGGGCAGGGTGTGGCGCTGCGCGATGGCGGCATGGCTGACCGGCTGGTTCATGCTCATCGTCTGGAACGAAGCCGCGACGCCGGATTTCATGACCGAGTTCGGCGTGCGGCCGAACCTGCTCTACGTGGCCTACCTCGGTTCGCCCCGCGAGGTATTCATGACCATCTGGGAGGCGCATCGCGGCGCGCTCCTTGCGGGCATCGGCCTCACCGCGCTGGCTGGCGGGCTCGCCTGGCGCACGCTGCGCCGCCAGCCCTGGCCTGCCGTGCCACCCTGGCGCCTGCGCCTGGTGATGCTGGCACCGCTGGTGCTGGCGCTGGCGGTTGGCGCGCGCGGCAGCACCGGGCACCGCCCCCTCAACATCAGCTTCGCGGCGTCCTCCTCGGATGTACTGGTCAATGACCTGGCACTGAACTCCACTTATTCGGCGCTGCACGCGCTCTGGGAGGAGACCCGTGAGGCCCAGGCCCTGCGGGGCTACGGCAGGCTGCCGCAGGCCGAGGTCCTCGCCCGCCTGCGCAGGTCGATGCAGTTGCCCGACAGCGCCTTCACCGACCCGCAGCGGCCGACCCTGCATGAGCTCGTGCCCACGGCCCACCCGGGCGGCAAGCCGAACCTGGTGATCCTGCTGCAGGAGAGCCTCGGCGCGCACTATTTCCAGAGCCTCGGCGGCCTGCCCGTGGCGCAGGCGCTGGAGACCTGGCGCGATCGCAGCTTCTGGTTCGACAACCTCTACGCCAGCGGCACGCGCTCCGCCCGGGGCATCGAGGCCGTGGCGACGGGCTTCCTGCCGACCCGCACGCCAAGCGTGCTGCGCCTGGATTCCGCCCAGCGGGATTTCTTCACGCTGGCGCAGGCGCTCAAGGCGCAGGGCTACAGCACCGAGTTCGTCTATGGCGGCGACAGCAGCTTCGACAATATGCGTGGCTTCTTCCTCGGCAACGGCTTCGACCGGGTGGTGGACTGGGCCGAGCTGCTGCCGGAGGCGAAGTTCAGCACCACCTGGGGCGTGTCCGACGACGACCTCTACGCCTGGGTGGCCCGCAAGCTGGCGCGCGATGATGCCAGCGGCCAGCCCCATTTCACCCTGGTGTTCAGCACCTCCAACCACCCGCCCTACGATTTCCCGGAAGGGCGCATCGACCTCTACGAGCAGCCACGACAGACCGCCAACAACGCCGCGCGCTACGCGGATCACGCCGTGGGCCGCTTCCTCGAGTCGGCGAGCACGGCCCCGTACTGGGCCCACACGCTGTTCATGGTGGTCGCCGACCACGAGAGCCGAACGATCGGCGAGGGCCTGGTGCCGGTGCTCTCGTTCCACATCCCGGCCTTCATTGCCGGGGGGCCGGTGACCCCGCGGGTGGTGACCCGTCTCGCCAGCCAGGTGGACCTGCTGCCGACGGCGCTGTCGCTCATGGGCCTGCGCGTGGCGATCCCTGCGCCGGGCATCGACCAGAGCCGCAGCGACCTCGCCGGGCCCGGTCGCGCCATCATGCAGTTCCACGACACCGCGGCCTATCGCGAAGGCGATGATGTCGAGATCCTCGAAGCCGACGGCTCCGCGCATCACTTCGTGCTCCGAGGCCGGGTGCTGCAACCGGCACCAGCCGATGCGGAACTGCAGCGCGAGGCCTTGGCCATGACGCAATGGCCGGTCCTCGCCCTGCGCAACGGCTGGTATCGACCCTGA
- a CDS encoding mechanosensitive ion channel family protein encodes MNGGLPADILGNPPGRWVVAVLVAVLAVLALALLLRLVRTRVEGWARATDAALDDGLAAALRATRWWFVLASGVLVGALTLTLPAGVARVAGRLLVVAVLLQAGLWLHAGIGGWLQGYMKRHRDPARAGEATTTTVLAFVARLLLWSVVVLMLFANAGVDVTALVASLGIGGVAVALAAQNILGDMFASLAIALDQPVAIGDFIVMGDTMGTVERVGLKTTRLRSLSGELVVLANTDLMGSRIRNYKRMFERRVVFGFGVAYETGPQQLAAIPAMLRAVISREEPVRFERAHLSALGASAIEFEAVYFVLDPDFNRYMDIQQRVILGTMAALREAGVGFAYPTRTVHLVSPPRGSA; translated from the coding sequence ATGAACGGCGGGCTGCCAGCCGACATCCTGGGCAACCCGCCGGGCCGCTGGGTCGTGGCCGTGCTGGTTGCAGTGCTGGCGGTGCTGGCGCTGGCGCTGCTGCTGCGCCTGGTGCGCACCCGGGTCGAGGGCTGGGCAAGGGCAACCGATGCGGCGCTGGACGATGGGCTGGCGGCGGCGCTGCGCGCCACCCGCTGGTGGTTCGTCCTCGCCAGCGGTGTGCTGGTGGGGGCGCTGACGCTGACCCTGCCCGCCGGTGTCGCCCGGGTCGCGGGCCGCCTGCTGGTGGTGGCGGTTCTCCTGCAGGCCGGGCTGTGGCTCCATGCCGGGATCGGTGGCTGGCTGCAGGGCTACATGAAACGCCACCGCGATCCGGCACGCGCGGGGGAGGCGACCACCACCACGGTGCTGGCCTTCGTCGCGCGGCTGCTGCTCTGGTCGGTGGTGGTGCTGATGCTCTTCGCCAATGCCGGCGTGGACGTGACGGCGCTGGTGGCAAGCCTCGGCATCGGCGGGGTGGCCGTGGCACTGGCGGCGCAGAACATCCTCGGCGACATGTTTGCCTCGCTGGCGATCGCGCTGGACCAGCCTGTCGCCATCGGCGACTTCATCGTCATGGGCGACACCATGGGCACGGTGGAGCGGGTGGGCCTGAAGACCACCCGCCTGCGCAGCCTCTCGGGCGAGCTCGTGGTGCTGGCCAACACCGACCTGATGGGCAGCCGCATCCGCAACTACAAGCGCATGTTCGAGCGCCGCGTGGTGTTCGGTTTCGGCGTCGCCTACGAGACCGGGCCGCAGCAACTGGCGGCGATCCCGGCGATGTTGCGTGCGGTCATCAGTCGCGAGGAGCCGGTGCGTTTCGAACGTGCGCACCTGTCGGCCCTCGGCGCCTCGGCCATCGAGTTCGAGGCCGTGTACTTCGTCCTGGACCCGGATTTCAACCGGTACATGGACATCCAGCAGCGGGTGATCCTCGGCACCATGGCGGCGCTGCGCGAGGCGGGCGTCGGCTTTGCCTATCCGACCCGCACCGTCCACCTGGTGAGCCCACCCCGGGGCAGCGCATGA
- the glnE gene encoding bifunctional [glutamate--ammonia ligase]-adenylyl-L-tyrosine phosphorylase/[glutamate--ammonia-ligase] adenylyltransferase, translating to MSANLPPVPESLLAEARQSLAALPGGMPADTGLADRLTRVFAASPFAAGIVQRHPELLAELLEGDRVGRPSGPGELPAAVAATATPALAEPEFMARLRRLRHRELLRILWREVEARSTVPETLRDLSDLADACIGAALAWARESLRPRHGSPRLADGETCGLGILGMGKLGGHELNFSSDVDLIFVFSDVGETDGAKPLGNEEYFRLLGQRLVSLLGQTTADGFVYRVDVRLRPFGNSGPLAVSLPALETYLMQNGRDWERYAYVKARVVNDWGDAGYFYDDVVRPFVYRRYLDYGVFASLREMKAMIEAEVQRKEFQADIKLGPGGIREIEFIVQSFQLVRGGSVAGLRGREILRLLPALARHGCLQPAAVEDLTAAYLFLRRLENAIQALRDQQTHRVPADETDRARLALALGAAGWDEVEAQLARHRDTVSRHFRDVVFRGEAAGAAPRGGQLRQVWREEASPEAAAGLLGEAGFADPPAVLERLRRLRAASSLQRLDAPGRERLDALMPAVLEAAGRERNSLLAVDGVAGIIEAIGRRSAYFALLNENPAARDRLVGMCGLSDFLARQVADHPILLDELLDPRLFAQPPTRDELAGELARRLEAAGSDDPERWLEALRNFQRAAVFRVAVADLSGVLPLMKVSDRLTETAELVLQASCDQAWRELTIRHGHPRCVVDGVGQAASFGIIAYGKLGGLELGYASDLDLVFLHDSAGDAQQTDGERPLENGVFFVRLAKRIINFATMLTPAGHLYEVDTRLQPEGRKGLLVSSLAAFEAYQRESAWTWEHQALLRSRGIAGDAGVLAAFEAIRRRILTAPVQRDKLRADVLDMRERMRAELAQGTDDSFHIKHDRGGITDIEFIVQYLVLREACQHPELVRWSDNIRQLEGLAASGVISASVASDLTDAYRGYRERLHHLALAGQPGFMPREEAAAVAGSIRAIWDEVLGP from the coding sequence ATGAGTGCCAACCTGCCTCCCGTCCCCGAGTCGCTGCTGGCCGAGGCCCGGCAATCGCTGGCTGCCTTGCCCGGGGGAATGCCGGCTGACACGGGCCTTGCGGACCGGCTGACCCGCGTGTTCGCGGCCAGCCCCTTCGCCGCCGGCATCGTCCAGCGCCATCCGGAGCTGCTCGCGGAACTGCTCGAGGGTGACCGCGTCGGCCGCCCGAGCGGGCCCGGGGAATTGCCGGCCGCCGTGGCGGCCACGGCCACGCCGGCGCTGGCGGAGCCGGAGTTCATGGCACGGCTGCGGCGGCTGCGGCACCGCGAGCTGCTGCGGATCCTGTGGCGCGAGGTCGAGGCCCGGTCGACGGTGCCGGAGACGCTGCGCGACCTCTCCGACCTCGCCGATGCCTGCATCGGCGCCGCTCTGGCCTGGGCGCGCGAATCACTGCGGCCGCGCCATGGCAGCCCGCGCCTCGCCGATGGCGAAACCTGCGGCCTCGGCATCCTCGGCATGGGCAAGCTCGGCGGCCATGAGCTCAACTTCTCCTCCGATGTCGACCTGATCTTCGTCTTCTCCGATGTCGGGGAAACCGACGGCGCGAAACCGCTCGGCAACGAGGAGTACTTCCGGCTGCTGGGCCAGCGGCTCGTCAGCCTGCTCGGCCAGACCACCGCCGATGGCTTCGTCTATCGCGTGGACGTGCGGCTGCGTCCGTTCGGCAACAGCGGCCCGCTGGCCGTCTCGCTGCCGGCGCTGGAAACCTACCTGATGCAGAACGGGCGGGACTGGGAGCGCTACGCCTACGTCAAGGCGCGGGTGGTCAACGACTGGGGCGATGCCGGCTACTTCTACGATGACGTGGTGCGGCCCTTCGTCTATCGCCGCTACCTCGACTACGGCGTGTTTGCCTCGCTGCGCGAAATGAAGGCGATGATCGAGGCGGAGGTGCAGCGCAAGGAGTTCCAGGCCGACATCAAGCTCGGCCCGGGCGGGATCCGCGAAATCGAGTTCATCGTGCAGTCATTCCAGCTGGTGCGCGGCGGCAGCGTGGCCGGGCTGCGTGGCCGGGAAATCCTCCGGCTGCTGCCGGCACTGGCCCGCCATGGCTGCCTGCAGCCGGCCGCTGTCGAGGACCTCACCGCCGCCTACCTGTTCCTCCGCCGGCTGGAGAACGCGATCCAGGCGCTGCGCGACCAGCAGACCCACCGGGTCCCCGCTGATGAGACGGATCGCGCGCGCCTGGCGCTGGCGCTGGGAGCCGCTGGCTGGGATGAGGTCGAGGCGCAGCTGGCCAGGCACCGGGACACCGTCAGCCGCCATTTCCGCGATGTGGTATTCCGTGGCGAGGCGGCCGGCGCCGCGCCCCGCGGCGGCCAGCTGCGCCAGGTGTGGCGCGAGGAGGCCTCGCCGGAGGCCGCCGCCGGCCTGCTCGGCGAAGCGGGCTTTGCCGATCCGCCGGCGGTGCTCGAGCGGCTGCGGCGGCTGCGTGCCGCATCGAGCCTGCAGCGGCTGGACGCGCCGGGCCGCGAGCGTCTCGATGCGCTGATGCCGGCCGTGCTCGAGGCGGCGGGCCGCGAGCGCAATTCCCTGCTGGCCGTGGACGGAGTAGCCGGCATCATCGAGGCCATCGGCCGTCGCTCCGCCTACTTCGCCCTGCTCAATGAGAACCCCGCGGCGCGTGACCGGCTGGTCGGCATGTGCGGCCTGAGCGACTTCCTCGCGCGCCAGGTGGCGGACCATCCCATCCTGCTCGACGAACTGCTCGACCCGCGGCTGTTCGCGCAACCACCGACGCGCGACGAACTGGCCGGGGAGCTGGCGCGGCGTCTGGAGGCAGCCGGCAGCGACGATCCGGAGCGCTGGCTGGAGGCGCTGCGCAACTTCCAGCGCGCCGCCGTGTTCCGCGTGGCGGTGGCCGACCTCTCCGGCGTCCTGCCGCTGATGAAGGTGAGCGATCGGCTGACGGAGACCGCGGAGCTGGTGCTGCAGGCATCCTGCGACCAGGCGTGGCGGGAGCTCACCATCCGCCACGGTCATCCGCGCTGCGTGGTCGATGGCGTGGGCCAGGCCGCGTCCTTCGGCATCATCGCCTACGGCAAGCTCGGCGGGCTGGAGCTCGGCTACGCCTCGGACCTCGACCTGGTGTTCCTGCACGATTCGGCCGGCGACGCCCAGCAGACCGATGGCGAGCGCCCGCTGGAGAACGGCGTGTTCTTCGTGCGCCTGGCCAAGCGCATCATCAATTTCGCCACCATGCTGACCCCTGCCGGCCACCTCTACGAGGTGGACACGCGGCTGCAGCCGGAAGGCCGCAAGGGCCTGCTGGTATCGAGCCTGGCGGCCTTCGAGGCCTACCAGCGCGAGAGCGCCTGGACCTGGGAGCACCAGGCGCTGCTGCGCAGCCGCGGCATTGCCGGGGACGCGGGCGTGCTCGCCGCCTTCGAGGCCATACGCCGCCGGATCCTCACGGCCCCGGTGCAGCGGGACAAGCTGCGGGCGGACGTCCTGGACATGCGCGAGCGCATGCGGGCGGAACTGGCCCAGGGCACCGACGACAGCTTCCACATCAAGCATGACCGCGGTGGCATCACCGACATCGAGTTCATCGTCCAGTACCTGGTGCTGCGCGAGGCCTGCCAGCACCCGGAGCTGGTGCGCTGGTCCGACAACATCCGCCAGCTCGAGGGCCTGGCCGCCAGCGGCGTGATCAGCGCCAGTGTCGCCAGCGACCTGACCGATGCCTACCGCGGCTACCGCGAGCGCCTGCACCACCTCGCGCTGGCCGGGCAGCCGGGCTTCATGCCGCGCGAGGAGGCAGCCGCCGTCGCCGGGAGCATCCGTGCCATCTGGGACGAGGTCCTCGGGCCCTGA
- a CDS encoding trehalose-6-phosphate synthase — protein sequence MIVVSNRLPWTAHRDGTGGLRLVPGSGGLVSAMAPVLAARGGTWIGGADFAATDVRLAAGLCAAGRHAGYELRPLFLDEQERRGFYHGFSNEVLWPLFHDLPSLCRFDPAYWQAYCTVNRRYAEAAARAASPGELVWVHDYQLMQVGVGLRALGSSGPLAFFLHIPFPPPDIFMKLPWRRELLGALLAYDLLGFQAPRDRRNFADCVRDLLPQVRISGRGEAYVRLRTDGRELRAGRFPIGIDYNDFYRRAASPAVVQQAAAMRRQLHDRQLILGVDRLDYTKGIPERLEAFGLALERHAELREKVTLVQVVVPSREDIPRYRELKARIENLVGAINGRFTRPGGWVPIHYVFRSLSADELLSYYRAAQIALITPLKDGMNLVAKEYCAASPDEDCVLVLSEFAGAAAGMAGAALLVNPYDIVAVADAVAAACAMPPVERRARMRRLRRGVRRHDVFWWVEAFVRAATAPAGRHGDAPGVPGALPPPRRRASGPSSLPAGC from the coding sequence ATGATCGTCGTCTCCAACCGCCTGCCCTGGACGGCGCACCGCGACGGCACGGGGGGGCTGCGCCTCGTGCCGGGATCCGGCGGGCTGGTCTCGGCGATGGCGCCGGTGCTGGCGGCCCGCGGCGGCACCTGGATCGGCGGGGCGGACTTCGCCGCAACGGACGTGCGGCTGGCCGCCGGCCTGTGCGCGGCCGGGCGGCACGCCGGCTACGAGCTGCGGCCCCTGTTTCTCGACGAGCAGGAGCGGCGCGGCTTCTACCACGGCTTCTCCAACGAAGTGCTGTGGCCGCTGTTCCACGACCTGCCTTCCCTCTGCCGTTTCGATCCCGCGTACTGGCAGGCCTATTGCACGGTGAACCGCCGCTATGCCGAGGCCGCGGCGCGCGCCGCCAGCCCGGGGGAGCTGGTCTGGGTCCACGATTACCAGCTGATGCAGGTGGGTGTCGGGTTGCGGGCCCTGGGCAGCAGCGGGCCGCTGGCGTTCTTCCTGCACATCCCGTTTCCGCCGCCGGACATCTTCATGAAGCTGCCCTGGCGTCGCGAGCTTCTCGGTGCGCTGCTGGCCTACGACCTGCTGGGCTTCCAGGCGCCGCGTGACCGGCGCAACTTCGCCGATTGTGTCCGTGACCTCCTGCCGCAGGTGAGGATCAGCGGCCGTGGTGAAGCCTATGTGCGGCTGCGCACCGATGGACGCGAGTTGCGGGCAGGGCGTTTCCCGATCGGCATCGACTACAACGACTTCTACCGTCGCGCGGCCTCGCCCGCGGTGGTGCAGCAGGCGGCTGCCATGCGCCGGCAGCTGCACGACCGCCAGCTCATCCTCGGGGTCGACCGGCTGGACTACACCAAGGGCATCCCCGAGCGCCTGGAGGCCTTCGGCCTCGCCCTGGAGCGCCACGCGGAGCTGCGGGAGAAGGTCACGCTGGTCCAGGTGGTGGTGCCGAGTCGCGAGGACATCCCGCGCTACCGCGAGCTGAAGGCCCGCATCGAAAACCTGGTGGGCGCCATCAACGGACGTTTCACCCGACCGGGTGGCTGGGTGCCGATCCACTACGTGTTCCGCAGCCTGTCGGCGGACGAGTTGCTGTCCTACTATCGTGCCGCCCAGATCGCGCTGATCACGCCGCTGAAGGACGGCATGAACCTGGTCGCCAAGGAATACTGTGCGGCGAGTCCCGACGAGGACTGTGTGCTGGTGCTCTCGGAGTTCGCCGGGGCCGCCGCCGGGATGGCCGGCGCGGCGTTGCTGGTGAACCCCTACGACATCGTTGCCGTGGCCGACGCCGTCGCCGCCGCCTGCGCCATGCCGCCAGTCGAGCGGCGCGCGCGCATGCGCCGCCTGCGCCGCGGCGTGCGCCGCCACGACGTCTTCTGGTGGGTGGAGGCCTTCGTGCGCGCGGCGACGGCGCCAGCTGGAAGGCACGGCGATGCCCCCGGCGTGCCGGGTGCCCTGCCGCCACCGCGCCGCCGGGCCTCCGGCCCATCGTCCCTGCCGGCAGGCTGCTAG